DNA sequence from the Vicingaceae bacterium genome:
TCCCCTTTCTTAATTTCTTCAATGGCTACCGGCTCTTCTTCACCGTTATTTATAACCATAACAGACAAAGGAAAAAAGGTTTGATAGTTTTTTTCGAAAGACAAAACATTGTATGTACGGGTTTGATACCATCTACCCAACAATAAAAAGAAAATAAATCCTGCCAGGGAATCGAGATAACCCGGACCCGACATTGTCAATATCTCATAAACACTCCGGGAAAACAAAGTAATCATTCCAAGCGCTATGGGAATGTCCATGTTTATTTCACGCACTTTAAAAGCCGATAAAGCATTTTGTAAGTAAGGCATCCCGGAAAAAAATAACACCGGTAAGGAAAACAATAAGGATAAGTAATGCAAAAATGTTTGTATATTTTTATCTTCCGGCCCAAACATCGAAAGATATTCAGGCAACACCATCAACATGATATTTCCAAAAGCAAATCCGGCTACGCCCAATCTTAAAATCAATAACCTGTTTTGCTCCGATTCGGCATTTTTCCGGTTGGAAAAATAGGGTTTATAGCCAATATTGGCCAGTAATAAAGACAAATCATATAAAGAGATTTGGTCGTGATAAAAAAGAATGGATGCCGTTTTGGCATGATAATTTACCTGCACTTGAATGAGTGCCGGATGAATCTTGTGCAAGTGCTCCAACAACCATATACACGATGCACAGTGAATGGACGGAAGATACATCACCACTTTTGCGACTCTACCTTCCTTAAATTTTAGAAATTTAGCGGCAATGACAGGATTTTTTAAAAACTCAAATTCTTCCCGGTCAATCTGTTCATCAGGTTTGCTGAATTTTTGAAAGCTTTGCTCTTCATAAAGTTTCTCCAGTCCTGCATTTCTTAAGATTTGAAATACATGCAAACATCCATTGCAACAAAATAATTTACCTTCACTCTCTAAGGGTCTATCAGGCAGTACAGACCCACAATGAAAACAAGTGTTTTTTTGACTATTGTCAATTTTATTTTCTATTTCGGCAGTTGAAATTTTCAATGACATTTCACCTTTGTCTTTGCTTGATTGTATTCAATTTTTGGACTCA
Encoded proteins:
- a CDS encoding hypothetical protein (possible pseudo, frameshifted); the protein is MSLKISTAEIENKIDNSQKNTCFHCGSVLPDRPLESEGKLFCCNGCLHVFQILRNAGLEKLYEEQSFQKFSKPDEQIDREEFEFLKNPVIAAKFLKFKEGRVAKVVMYLPSIHCASCIWLLEHLHKIHPALIQVQVNYHAKTASILFYHDQISLYDLSLLLANIGYKPYFSNRKNAESEQNRLLILRLGVAGFAFGNIMLMVLPEYLSMFGPEDKNIQTFLHYLSLLFSLPVLFFSGMPYLQNALSAFKVREINMDIPIALGMITLFSRSVYEILTMSGPGYLDSLAGFIFFLLLGRWYQTRTYNVLSFEKNYQTFFPLSVMVINNGEEEPVAIEEIKKGDIIRMRNGEILPFDSILISDECSVDYSFITGESKIYHKKKGEKIFTGGKIIGKKVLLKSEAAFDKAYFVNLWTENDKAKNYTFKTISKRLGSFITITVLITSMAAYFYWNGRIDPGKLWLIISSILIVGCSCAFALSAPFLFGNMSRILAKKNFFVKNPDQLSTLGYITDVILDKTGTLTQKDFGLQWEGRMLQPEEWSAVASALDNSIHPLSREIVKFIRKKGIISGHCENFVEMPGRGIEASAEGYLIKAGNQDLLKVTNKVMKQEYIWK